The genomic segment TAGCGGTAATGGCGGCTCGTAATAGCCAGGGAGATATAGCTATCTATAGCGTAGTGGAAACACAGCAACAAGGACAAGTATGTCGTCGCGTCTACGTACCCGCAGGGATTGGTTCAGAGATTAAAACTCAAATAGAGGTAATAGCGCGTATTCTGTTAGAAAAACTGGAGATAGTGGGAATTATTGGGATAGAATTCTTTTTGACTGCAGATAACCAGCTTCTAGTTAACGAAATCGCCCCTCGCACTCATAACTCAGGACATTATACCATCGAGGCTTGTAATACTTCCCAGTTTGAGATGCAATTGAGAGCGATCGCAGATTTATCCTTAGGTGACCCCAGTTTAACGACTAGGGGCGCGGTAATGGTCAATCTCTTGGGATACGAACATTGCTTTGACAATTATGCCAGCAAACGTCACCAATTAGCTGCAATACCCCACACAACCGTTCATTGGTATGATAAAGCCGAATCGCGTCCCGGGAGAAAATTGGGTCACGTTACTACCCTTTTAGCAGATGACCAAGATTTAGAAATATTACCATCTCTAGCGCAACGTATAGAGTCAATTTGGTATGGTGATCTTAAATAGGGTAAAATGACGATCAGGGTAAGCATATACCAACAAAAATTCTAGAAACTTAAAAAGTATGCACTCAAATATCCTGGGAGATAGTACCAAAAAGTAAACACATGACAAAACTTTTTATATCTCTGGGAGCAATTTTAGCAGGTTTAGCAGTGGCGTCCGGGGCGTTTGCTTCTCACGCACTGAAATCCCAACTGACTGAAAGGGCGCTGGTTATTTTTGAAACAGCTGCCAAATATCAGATGTACCATGCCTTAGCTATCTTATTTGTAGCACTACTTTTATCTAGTCTGAAAGAATCTTCTAACCTTCTCATAGTAGCCGGATTTGCTTTCATTGTGGGAATTTTTCTTTTCTCAGGCAGTTTATACGCTCTCAGTTTAACTGAAATAAAGATACTCGGAGCAATTACGCCTCTTGGTGGGATAGCTTTTTTGCTCGGTTGGGGATGTATAGCGATCGCCGCTTGGGGATTAAAATTTACACCTTAATATCAGTATTTACCATTCGATCCTTGATACTTATGTATAGATTTTGAGCAGGTGTTAAAATTACCGAGAATGCTAACTCAAACTCAAACTTTAAGTAGTACTATGGATATCACTAATACAACCAAAAAACTCATAGAGAGCATGCAACCTCTAAAGTTGAAACATACCGATCTAGCTTCCCAAACCTTTATCGATTTTTATTGTCAATGTAGACAGGGTTGTGACTATCTGTTTCCTGCTTCGGTCAAGTCTTCGGTAACTATACTCCATATTTTGGAGTGGTTCTTGATTTCTATCCAACAGGGTAGTCCTTATCTCCTGGTAAAATTGATGTGGAAAGACGTCGTTGGTCCCACTTTAGGAGAATACGAAGCAGATGAGCAAATAGAAGAGAATTTAAAGAAGCTATTTACTCAGGAAGAGTTAATCAACTCAGTACATAGTTGGGATAGAGAAAGTAGACCCGACGGTGGAGTCAGTTTAATTCTCAGGGAACTACTTAAGGATATGAGCGATTTGGAACAGGAATCTCAGATTGCTTAAAATCTCAAGACACCAATTAACGATTTTCCCCAGCCCTTGGGTTTGGGGGTTTTAATTGTTTTTAATCATGCGGAGGGATTTTCGTTTTTGATCGCTAATAAAGTAATATCATCAAATTGTTGTGAACTTTCGGTATGTGTTAGGACATCTAAGGCTACTTTTTCGATTACTTCTTTGGCATTAGTAAAGTTAGTCTGAAGGAGCGATCGCAATCTTCCATTACTAAAAAATGTCCCATCATCAGCCCTAGCATCGGGTACACCATCGGTATAACCAAATAAGATTTCCCCGGGATATAAATAAGTTTGCTCAAGGGAAAAGTGATTATTAGGGATGATACCAACTGCAGGTCCAGTCGAGTCAAGTATTTTTCTGATACCTGTTTTGGGATTTAAAATAAACAAAGACTCATGACCCGCATTAATATAGCTTAAAAGTCCCGTTTTTAGATCTAAACTCCCAAAAAATATAGTTGCAAACATTCCCAATGTTCCATGATTATGTACAATATAATCATTCGTTAATGTTAAAGCTTGTAAGGCATTTGCATGAGCTAAATTTACGCAACTTGAACTTCCTAACCAACCGTTTTGGGGTTGATATAGCGCTAAGCAATCAGCTTCTGGTTTTTTGAGATTGCTTTGTTGAGAAAAAACCCGAATTAAACTACGAAATAAAGCCATAAATAAAGCCGCACCAACCCCTTTATCGCAGACATCAGCAATGACTATCCCCAAAGAAGTATCACCTAATTTAAAGACATCATAAAAGTCTCCAGAAACTTGACGAGCAGGTTGAAAAAAAGTAGCTATATCCCATCCATATTCAACGGAAATATAATTAATATTTTTTGAACTTGGTAAAAAATTAATCTGA from the Gloeocapsa sp. PCC 73106 genome contains:
- a CDS encoding 5-(carboxyamino)imidazole ribonucleotide synthase, with the protein product MKSKRVGVIGGGQLAAMMHPGATKLGIDLIVQTPGRDDPGAIRATQVILGTPQDAIATAKLATLCDVITFENEFVDLEALETLADQGVCFRPSLTSLAPLLDKYQQRYYLKQIGLPVPEFQSLTTPEDINHLSDFPLVLKARRHGYDGQGTFILHNRVELAQTWEKLGYPPMLVESYVPFTRELAVMAARNSQGDIAIYSVVETQQQGQVCRRVYVPAGIGSEIKTQIEVIARILLEKLEIVGIIGIEFFLTADNQLLVNEIAPRTHNSGHYTIEACNTSQFEMQLRAIADLSLGDPSLTTRGAVMVNLLGYEHCFDNYASKRHQLAAIPHTTVHWYDKAESRPGRKLGHVTTLLADDQDLEILPSLAQRIESIWYGDLK
- a CDS encoding DUF423 domain-containing protein; translation: MTKLFISLGAILAGLAVASGAFASHALKSQLTERALVIFETAAKYQMYHALAILFVALLLSSLKESSNLLIVAGFAFIVGIFLFSGSLYALSLTEIKILGAITPLGGIAFLLGWGCIAIAAWGLKFTP